The Ascaphus truei isolate aAscTru1 chromosome 3, aAscTru1.hap1, whole genome shotgun sequence genome includes a region encoding these proteins:
- the TAF1D gene encoding TATA box-binding protein-associated factor RNA polymerase I subunit D isoform X2, which produces MCESNKNITRIDQRHLHVDDLHPVFELIDTSGGVSPEIVHSQDLFSVSECLSCTDSNSEREVTVIPPVTPTASRDDQALDSDASSSGGSLFQTQYTCSPTRTTRKRGPERPHHPTSPLASSSEDSSDYEPRPKKLSLKEIFDQHFNKKTKKKKKKKKKWKKKKKRLATEKNSRKPLPSVSLEEKRRRRIHRGIQFPFTANKYLPLTTYFAYEQSVFGGFLKHLKKLKCENHLETSLRNMDAGTDLDNENLETRRYKYMDDEGPISPISEPDETITNCDQDEPQDYDAKIVENSSFILNCQVPSKENWCKKKRKIPRAAAKD; this is translated from the exons ATGTGTGAAAGTAATAAGAATATTACACGTATTGACCAAAGGCACCTACACGTGGATGATCTTCATCCAGTGTTTGAACTGATAGACACATCTGGGGGGGTGAGTCCTGAGATTGTCCACAGCCAGGACCTTTTTAGTGTTTCTGAGTGTCTCTCTTGCACAGACAGTAATTCTGAAAGGGAGGTCACAGTCATCCCACCTGTGACCCCCACCGCCAGTCGAGATGACCAAGCGCTTGACAG TGACGCCTCCAGCTCTGGTGGCAGCTTGTTCCAAACTCAGTACACATGTTCACCTACGCGAACCACAAGAAAGCGAGGCCCAGAAAGGCCTCATCACCCAACATCTCCATTAGCTTCTTCATCTGAAGATTCATCAGACTATGAGCCAAGGCCCAAGAAGCTCAGCCTGAAAGAGATTTTTGATCAACACTTTAACAAGAagacgaagaagaagaagaagaagaagaaaaaatggaaaaagaagaaaaaacgttTGGCAACTGAAAAGAACTCCAGGAAACCACTACCAAGTGTTTCcttggaggagaagaggagacgaCGAATACATCGAGGAATTCAGTTCCCCTTTACAGCCAACAAATATTTGCCTTTAACGACATATTTTGCATAtgag CAATCTGTTTTTGGCGGATTTCTGAAACACCTGAAGAAGCTCAAATGTGAGAACCACCTGGAAACATCTCTGAGAAATATGGATGCAGGTACAGATTTGGACAATGAGAACTTGGAGACGCGACGATACAAATACATGGACGATGAAGGACCAATTTCGCCCATCTCTGAGCCTGA CGAAACGATTACTAATTGTGATCAAGACGAACCACAGGATTATGATGCCAAAATTGTG GAAAACAGCTCTTTCATTTTGAACTGTCAGGTGCCAAGCAAGGAAAACTGGtgtaaaaagaaaaggaaaatacCAAGGGCAGCAGCAAAAGACTGA
- the TAF1D gene encoding TATA box-binding protein-associated factor RNA polymerase I subunit D isoform X1, whose product MCESNKNITRIDQRHLHVDDLHPVFELIDTSGGVSPEIVHSQDLFSVSECLSCTDSNSEREVTVIPPVTPTASRDDQALDSSDASSSGGSLFQTQYTCSPTRTTRKRGPERPHHPTSPLASSSEDSSDYEPRPKKLSLKEIFDQHFNKKTKKKKKKKKKWKKKKKRLATEKNSRKPLPSVSLEEKRRRRIHRGIQFPFTANKYLPLTTYFAYEQSVFGGFLKHLKKLKCENHLETSLRNMDAGTDLDNENLETRRYKYMDDEGPISPISEPDETITNCDQDEPQDYDAKIVENSSFILNCQVPSKENWCKKKRKIPRAAAKD is encoded by the exons ATGTGTGAAAGTAATAAGAATATTACACGTATTGACCAAAGGCACCTACACGTGGATGATCTTCATCCAGTGTTTGAACTGATAGACACATCTGGGGGGGTGAGTCCTGAGATTGTCCACAGCCAGGACCTTTTTAGTGTTTCTGAGTGTCTCTCTTGCACAGACAGTAATTCTGAAAGGGAGGTCACAGTCATCCCACCTGTGACCCCCACCGCCAGTCGAGATGACCAAGCGCTTGACAG CAGTGACGCCTCCAGCTCTGGTGGCAGCTTGTTCCAAACTCAGTACACATGTTCACCTACGCGAACCACAAGAAAGCGAGGCCCAGAAAGGCCTCATCACCCAACATCTCCATTAGCTTCTTCATCTGAAGATTCATCAGACTATGAGCCAAGGCCCAAGAAGCTCAGCCTGAAAGAGATTTTTGATCAACACTTTAACAAGAagacgaagaagaagaagaagaagaagaaaaaatggaaaaagaagaaaaaacgttTGGCAACTGAAAAGAACTCCAGGAAACCACTACCAAGTGTTTCcttggaggagaagaggagacgaCGAATACATCGAGGAATTCAGTTCCCCTTTACAGCCAACAAATATTTGCCTTTAACGACATATTTTGCATAtgag CAATCTGTTTTTGGCGGATTTCTGAAACACCTGAAGAAGCTCAAATGTGAGAACCACCTGGAAACATCTCTGAGAAATATGGATGCAGGTACAGATTTGGACAATGAGAACTTGGAGACGCGACGATACAAATACATGGACGATGAAGGACCAATTTCGCCCATCTCTGAGCCTGA CGAAACGATTACTAATTGTGATCAAGACGAACCACAGGATTATGATGCCAAAATTGTG GAAAACAGCTCTTTCATTTTGAACTGTCAGGTGCCAAGCAAGGAAAACTGGtgtaaaaagaaaaggaaaatacCAAGGGCAGCAGCAAAAGACTGA